One Aegilops tauschii subsp. strangulata cultivar AL8/78 chromosome 7, Aet v6.0, whole genome shotgun sequence genomic window carries:
- the LOC109774157 gene encoding arginine decarboxylase 1, with amino-acid sequence MPALAVDAAAPVAHAFAASCDASPRFAAPLLGPAAAVVAAAAAEKPEMAAWSADLSSALYNVDGWGAPYFFVNDDGDVAVRPHGAATLPGQEIDLAKVVARAAGARAGGGLGLALPLLVRFPDVLRHRVETLNAAFAYAVRSTGYAGRYQGVYPVKCNQDRYVVEDIVEFGAPFGFGLEAGSKPELLLTMSCLVARGSPDALLVCNGYKDLEYVSLALIARTMGLNTVIVLEQEEELDIVVEASRRLNIRPVVGMRAKLRTKHAGHFGATSGEKGKFGLNAAQILSVVAKLKALAMLDCLQLLHFHIGSQIPTTALLADGVGEAAQIYCELARLGAAMRVIDVGGGLGIDYDGTHSAQTDMSVAYSLEEYAAAVVAAVGRVCDRKGVQHPVICSESGRALVSHHSVLIFEAFSATAPAANMMDPATAYLLDELTDDCRSDYRNLMASAVRGDFDTCGLYADQLKRRCAEQFKEGVLGLEHLAAVDGLCEIVARGMGAAEGPRRYHINLSVFTSLPDMWAIEQLFPIIPIQRLQERPAVDGVLSDLTCDSDGKVDQFIGGRSSLPLHELPAHGTRGYYLGMFLGGAYQEALGGLHNLFGGPSVVRVSQSDGPHCFAVTRAAPGPSCADVLRAMQHEPEVMFEVLKQRTTDDGATAAALARAFGSMPYLSFDAEEAAAMSGAESSGMSSDSEGSAAGAAEDDDEEWEFMRGLTV; translated from the coding sequence ATGCCTGCGCTCGCTGtcgacgccgccgcccccgtgGCCCACGCCTTCGCCGCGTCCTGCGACGCGTCGCCGCGCTTCGCCGCGCCGCTGctgggccccgccgccgccgtcgtcgctgccgcggcCGCCGAGAAGCCCGAGATGGCCGCGTGGTCGGCCGACCTCTCGTCGGCGCTCTACAACGTGGACGGCTGGGGCGCGCCCTACTTCTTCGTCAACGACGACGGCGACGTCGCGGTGCGCCCGCACGGCGCCGCCACGCTGCCCGGCCAGGAGATCGACCTCGCCAAGGTGGTCGCCCGGGCCGCCGGCGCGCGCGCCGGCGGCGGGCTCGGCCTGGCCCTGCCGCTGCTCGTGCGCTTCCCCGACGTGCTGCGCCACCGCGTCGAGACCCTCAACGCCGCCTTCGCCTACGCCGTGCGCTCGACGGGCTACGCCGGGCGGTACCAGGGCGTCTACCCCGTCAAGTGCAACCAGGACCGGTACGTGGTGGAGGACATCGTCGAGTTCGGCGCGCCCTTCGGGTTCGGCCTCGAGGCCGGCTCCAAGCCCGAGCTGCTGCTCACCATGAGCTGCCTCGTCGCCCGCGGCAGCCCCGACGCCCTGCTCGTCTGCAACGGCTACAAGGACCTCGAGTACGTCTCGCTCGCGCTCATCGCCCGCACCATGGGCCTCAACACCGTCATCGTGCTCgagcaggaggaggagctcgACATTGTCGTCGAGGCCAGCCGCCGCCTCAACATCCGCCCGGTGGTCGGCATGCGCGCCAAGCTGCGCACCAAGCACGCCGGCCACTTCGGCGCCACCTCCGGCGAGAAGGGCAAGTTCGGCCTCAACGCCGCGCAGATTCTCTCCGTGGTGGCCAAGCTCAAGGCCCTCGCCATGCTCGACTGCCTCCAGCTCCTGCACTTCCACATTGGCTCCCAGATCCCCACCACCGCCCTGCTCGCCGACGGCGTCGGCGAGGCCGCGCAGATCTACTGCGAGCTCGCCCGCCTCGGCGCGGCCATGCGCGTCATTGACGTCGGCGGCGGCCTCGGCATCGACTACGACGGGACGCACTCGGCGCAGACGGACATGTCGGTGGCCTACAGCCTGGAGGAGTACGCGGCGGCCGTGGTCGCCGCCGTCGGCCGCGTCTGCGACCGCAAGGGCGTGCAGCACCCCGTCATCTGCAGCGAGAGCGGCCGCGCGCTGGTGTCGCACCACTCGGTCCTCATCTTCGAGGCCTTCTCCGCGACGGCGCCGGCTGCCAACATGATGGACCCTGCCACCGCCTACCTGCTCGACGAGCTCACCGACGACTGCCGCAGCGACTACCGCAACCTCATGGCCTCCGCCGTGCGCGGCGACTTCGACACCTGCGGCCTGTACGCGGACCAGCTGAAGCGGCGCTGCGCCGAGCAGTTCAAGGAGGGGGTCCTCGGGCTGGAGCACCTCGCCGCCGTGGACGGGCTCTGCGAGATCGTCGCCCGCGGCATGGGCGCGGCGGAGGGGCCGCGCAGGTACCACATCAACCTGTCGGTGTTCACCTCGCTGCCGGACATGTGGGCCATCGAGCAGCTCTTCCCCATCATCCCCATCCAGCGCCTCCAGGAGCGGCCCGCCGTGGACGGCGTGCTCTCGGACCTGACCTGCGACAGCGACGGCAAGGTGGACCAGTTCATCGGCGGCAGGAGCAGCCTGCCCCTGCACGAGCTCCCCGCCCACGGCACCCGCGGCTACTACCTGGGCATGTTCCTGGGCGGCGCCTACCAGGAGGCGCTGGGCGGCCTGCACAACCTGTTCGGCGGGCCGAGCGTGGTGCGCGTGTCCCAGAGCGACGGGCCGCACTGCTTCGCCGTGACGCGCGCCGCGCCGGGCCCGTCCTGCGCCGACGTGCTCCGCGCCATGCAGCACGAGCCGGAGGTGATGTTCGAGGTGCTCAAGCAGAGGACCACCGACGACGGCGCCACCGCCGCGGCCCTCGCCAGGGCCTTCGGGTCGATGCCGTACCTGTCGTTCGACgccgaggaggcggcggccatgAGCGGCGCGGAGTCGAGCGGTATGAGCAGCGACTCGGAGGGGtcggccgccggcgccgccgagGATGATGACGAGGAGTGGGAGTTCATGCGCGGGCTCACCGTGTGA